TGAACATTTTCAACAAGGCCAACAGCACCGCCGCAGGCTATTTGTTCCATACCAGCGATAGCGGTGATATCTGGGATCTTGCAGATCTAACCCTGCAGTGCGGTCGCCGCGGTGACAGTCTTAAGCTTGCTTTGGCCTGGATATACTATGGTGCTGCAGGTTTTGAGAAGCAGATCGACCACGCCTTTGAGCAGGCTGAATACCTTGCCAATTTCATCAAACAGAGTGACAACTTTGTGCTTGTATCGCAAGACCCTCCCCCTTGTTTGCAAGTTTGCTTCTACTACTCCCCTGGAAGAAATCTGTCTGATAACAAAGAGGAGAACACACTCCGAACCAAGACTATGGTCGAGAAGATGATCCTCAGAGGCTACATGGTTGATTATGCCCCTGGTCCAAAGGGCAGCTTCTTCCGTGTTGTGGTCAACTGCCAAACTCTGCCAGGGACAGTTGAGGGCCTTGTTAAAGGTCTTGAGGAAGTTGGACGCCAATAATTAGACTATAGAAGAGGTAAAATTCGACATTACACTGGGCATAAAGGAGTGATGTTTGGGTTATATATAGGGCAAATAGGTAGGATGATACGCATCATGGCCACTATCACTAAACCAGGATATTGAGAAACAAAAGAATACGTTGCATGGTAACATTTAAGACATGGTCATGGCTCTATTCTTCATGTCACGGTGTATAAGTATCTTTGCCGCGAAAAGGCATTGTTTAATCGTTCAtgtttgcttgcttgcttgcttgcttggctTGCGAAATCTAATTATTCCTGCTAAATTAAGAACCGTGCGACAGTAGAACACCGCAACTCCCATCAACATATTTCCGAATGATTCTGTaatactaagttataaaacAAGTGAGAGAGGGATATTACAACAACACCTTATACGAATTAAACAGGCTATAGATACTTAAAAGCAACTattttgtttgtttgtttgtttgtttgtttgtatatttttcgtctGGGTGGCTGTAACGAAGCCAGATCTCCTACTGGAGCAAAagacgtgctgagctagcTAGGTACAGGGAAACCCCGCTTCCTTCACCATCCAGCATACCAATGGCACAAAAGGTGCTGTATTTCTCAAGCCCGTCACCCGTCAGCGGGTTCGGGGGCAATCTATTGTCGAACTTTTTCCACCGACCAGAATTCTCTCGCGCATCACTACATCTGCCGACGCAGTCCACAATCTCCAGTAACCAAGTTGTAGCTCGTAGTCGACTGTCGCGGCGGCAGGGAAAAACCTCGGGAAGGAATCAGAGGCCGACGGTGCGGCTTGCCTTCAAAGGAGAAAAACCCATCGCAATCGGCGTCGTTGATCGGGAGGATGTCGCTACCGATGCCATGGGCATCGTCCTCCGATATCTAAGGCGTTCTGGTTCTGAGGTGCCGCCATTAGATCCGACAAAGGTGTTGTCAGAGAAGGCGAACTCTCCAAAATTCCTTCTCTGAAAACTGCTGTTAGGGAGCCGATAGCATCCCCGCAGTTTTGTGTGGTCGCGTGGCCTGCAGAAAATCCCGCTCCTAACACGGCACTAACAGTGCGTGCCAAGAAAGAATTTTTACAGGGGAGAGTTGCTTAAAAGCAACTATATCCTCGAGATGGTGACTATACAGGGTAGCTGACACGATAAGCTTATCGTACCGAGACCCATTAATTTATTCACTACCAGCCTTCAACGTCACGAGCATGCGTcgcatcctcaacctcatcctcagcgtTCTATCACAATGCCACCTAAACGAATGACAGCAAACCCGGTGAAACCCGCGCGTTATCGCGCTGGTAAGCCCACAGGAGCAGAGTCTGACTCAGATTCCGACGCGAGCGAAAACGAAGAGTCTAATGAGCCAGCGCTtccacctccaccaaaaGCGACCAGCGCGGGCAAAATTTCATCAGGCAGCCTAGGAAAAGTCGACCTCAACGCTCGAAGGAAAGAAGCGGAAGCTGCCGAAGAACGGAGACTTGCCAAGGAAAAAGCTGAGCGCCTCGCTGCAGAAGAAGGTTTCGtgacagaggaggaggaagaaagtgaagaggaagaagacgacgatgaggaggaggaaagCGAATCCGAAGAAGAGAGCAGCGAGGAT
This genomic stretch from Fusarium oxysporum f. sp. lycopersici 4287 chromosome 5, whole genome shotgun sequence harbors:
- a CDS encoding glutamate decarboxylase, whose translation is MICGLGSNSVWPVPVDEFGCMKSGALRELVVRARNEGKTPFYVNSTAGTTVMGSYEPFEEISKICKEFGLWMHIDASWGGPAIFSSKQKHKLNGAHLADSLTVNPHKMMNVPVTCSFLLGPDMNIFNKANSTAAGYLFHTSDSGDIWDLADLTLQCGRRGDSLKLALAWIYYGAAGFEKQIDHAFEQAEYLANFIKQSDNFVLVSQDPPPCLQVCFYYSPGRNLSDNKEENTLRTKTMVEKMILRGYMVDYAPGPKGSFFRVVVNCQTLPGTVEGLVKGLEEVGRQ